In Dryocola sp. LX212, the genomic stretch ATCGAGTTTGCTTTGCAGCACGTCAACGTTAACTCCGGCGGCACAGGCCAGCCCGGAGGCAAACAGCAACACGGTGACGATGAGGGTACGGGACGGCATAGCATTCTCCTTTTCCGGTAACAGGATAAGGGTAGCCGCCTGACTTCGTGTAAGAGACATTTTTACATAACCTTTACCGACAGTTGGGAGAGTCCTTCTCCCCGCTGCCGGCATGGCCCGTCACGACTCAACGGCCAGCTCCAGGCTTAGCAAAAAGTGGAGGCTGGATGAAAGCCGGTCGTGGCAGCTTGCGAGCTTATCTGCATCGATCGCGATATAGTGCGGACAGTCGTGCCGCCCCGTCATCAGCGCAATGGCTGCGGCAGAAAGCGCTGCGTTTGCCTGTTTGAAGGCCGCCGCCTCATCCGCAGCAAGTACATCCTGAAGACGTGGAGCGCTTTCGTGATAAACGTTACATAACTCAAACAAGCTGTCGCGCAGATGCTCGCTTTCGCTCACCGACATGTAGCCTTTTGCCCTCCGCAAAGAGAGATAAGCGGCGACATCATGTTTCGCCACGATCATTTTTTGCAGCAGATCACGCCTGAGCAGACCCCTTGACATACCTTTTCCCTCCTCTTCGTGTGCCTGTAAGACTTAGTTATAGTATGGTTATTTTTCAGGCGATCGGCGGCGTTTTTGCGGCAGACTTTGATCCATCGCAAGCTGATTTACAGAGGGGAAATCAACCCATTTCGATCAGGCTGTAGAAGCTTTGGCGCAGGTTGCAACGGCGTTTTGCTCGCGCCACATCTGGCGTAGCACGCTGTGGCCAAGGTTGTTTTGCCAGGTGAAGCTGTTCTGCAAGACGACGACGGCAAAATGGTGTTTCCGGTCGATACCGATATAGCTCGAGTAGCCGCCGATATAGCCAACCTGGTATGTAATGGTCTGCTCATCAAAGGTGTCGCTGACCCAGGCGATATTCGCCGCCTCTTTCCTGCGCGGATAATAAACCTGCATGCTGTCGGCCATCGCCTTATCAATCACGGCGTCGCCGCTGCCGCTGAGATGCGCGGCGGCAAAGGTCAGCAGGTCGGCGGTATTGGTATACAGTCCGCCAGCCCCCAGCATGTTGCCGGTGAACCGCCAGTCGGGCACAACCTGGCCTGTGGGAATGAACTTCGGCTGGCTGCCCGCGTGGCCGATGGCCCTTACAGGAAAGGCTTTTAAGGTTTGCGGCGTGAAGCTGGTGCTTTGCAGGCCCAGCGGCTTAAACAGCAGATTGTCAGCGAGCTTGTCAGCACGCTGACCGGTCTGGTACTTCAGCACGTAGTCCAGCACGGCGTAGCCGAGATTGGAGTAGCGAGGCTCGTTGCCAGAAGGCTTAGAAAACGTCGCCAGATCGTCAATCACTCGATCGCTGTCCAGGTGCGGATAAAAGTTTTCGCCGCTGCCAAGATAGCGAACGAATGCGGCGAGCATTGGTAGATTCATGGTCTGCCGCGGCAGGCCGGAGGTGTGGGTCACGAGCTGCAGCAGGGTTATCCGCTTTGCATCGTCGCTGAGCGGCGTGCCCGGCGGCAACAATTGTTCCAGCGTATCCGACCAGCGCAGATGCCCCTGAGCTACCAGCACCGCCGTGGTTTCTGCGGTCATGCCTTTACTCAGTGAGCCGACGGCGAACAACGTTTCCTGATTCACCGGGTAATGATGCTCAGCATCCGTCACCCCGAAATACCAGTAGTGGCGCTGGTTGTGGGCATCAATGACCCCCACTGACATGCCCGGAGAGCGGAGATCAACCATTTTAGGCAGCCACTCGTTGATGTCGCGAGGTGACGGGTCACCGCATGCGCGCTGAGCTAACTGGGGGACTTCCACCTCCGGAGCAACGTTCGAGAGCGTACCGCAGCCCGTCAGCAGGCCGCTGAAAGTCACAATCAGCAGCGCCCCAGGCTTTACAGCCACAAATTTCTTCACGCGCGGTGGCTCATTGTCGTGCTCTTATGGTCAGTTGGCTGCAATACAAGGTTTAGCACTCAGTTCGACAAGCAGCGTTCGGTCATTCCCGGTTTTTTTCACGGCAATATTGCTACTGTGGTAGCGGTACAGCGCCTGGCCGCCGCTCATGTTCTGATAGGAGTAGCGTCGACCGTTATACCAGGCGTAATCGCCATCCAGCGCCAGCTTCTCGCCGCCGCAGACAAATTTCTGAGCGGTATCCGGCGGCGTGTTCAGCGGCGTCGGGATGACATTACAGGCAGACAGCAACAGCGAGCCGGCGAAAAGGCCGGTTAAAGCTAAAATCTTGTGCATTTCAGCGTCCTTTTAAAAGTTCGTTAACAGCGGTGGGCCTGGCGGCTGTGATAATAAAGCGTACCGCCGCGCTGAGCAAAATAAGAGATGTCGCAAAGCCACAGAAAAGGATGAAAGATCGGGTCCCGGCGCGGCTAACCGGACTTTAGGCGCCGCATGATCAGCGCTAAAAGTCACGGTTAACGGCAAGCCAGTAACGACATTCCATGAGAATAATAAATACTTATTTTTTTATTTTTAACATTAAGAGCTATAACCTAATAAGCAGGTCAGAATAAATTGACCAACATGGAATATTAATCGGTCGCGTCGAACGCAACTCAGGACGATAGCATAATTCAATATGCCAGCAAGTTTATATTTAAACGAATTTACCTCCTCACTGAAAAGATTGACTTTCAAAGGGTTACTTAAGAGTTTGCCATTAATAACATATCGCCAGCTTAGGCTCGGCGATCAAATCATTGTTTTTTCAACTGAAGATCGTTATATTTTATCCCCTTAAGTGCTTCACCTGTAAAATTCGCCAAAGTGATAAACATCCATTTCACTTATCAGGTTATTATTTATTTAATAGCAAGCAGATAGTGTAAACGTCACAAGCGTGTAAAAATACAACTATGCATAATAATATTGATTTGTCTCTGTTAAAAGTAATCAGTACCCTGGTCAGCTGCGGCAGCGTGACTAAAACCGCCGAAATATTAAATGTTTCACCGGGGGCGATCAGCTATTCATTAAATAAGGCTCGTTTCCAGACCGGCGCACATCTGTTTATTCGAACGCGTACCGGGATGAAGCCTGACTCCACCGCACTGGAATTAAGTCTGCGTTATCAAAAATTCAGCTCCAGCCTCTCTGAAAAGAAAGAGGTGGAACAGAGTTATCAACGCGATACATTAACGTTCAATACCTGGTCCCTGCTTGAGCTAATGCTGGCCTCCACCGATTCGCTGCCCGATGATAAGCCCTCGCCCTGGCGCCATGTTTTTCGTCCTTATGTCGAAAGCGTCGTGGAAAGAGTGAGGATCCTGCGCGAGGGAGAAATAGATATTGATATTGGTTCGAAGCTGCCCGCCGATGCAATGATAGGTAAAACAAAGTTATTTACATCCAAAGTCGCGATTGTTGCGGGTGCGAATAACCGTCATGCCGGTACGGCCTTTACCCTTGATGACTGGTACAGCAACCATCATGCCGTCTGGTCTGTGATGGTGGATTATTATACAACGGGTATTCACCAGACCAGCGCGGCGCTTAAACACTTTGACGCGCGGAAAATATCAGTCGTTTCAGGAAGCATTATCAACATGCTGACTTTTTGCGCCGCAACGGATTGTATTATGA encodes the following:
- a CDS encoding serine hydrolase domain-containing protein codes for the protein MAVKPGALLIVTFSGLLTGCGTLSNVAPEVEVPQLAQRACGDPSPRDINEWLPKMVDLRSPGMSVGVIDAHNQRHYWYFGVTDAEHHYPVNQETLFAVGSLSKGMTAETTAVLVAQGHLRWSDTLEQLLPPGTPLSDDAKRITLLQLVTHTSGLPRQTMNLPMLAAFVRYLGSGENFYPHLDSDRVIDDLATFSKPSGNEPRYSNLGYAVLDYVLKYQTGQRADKLADNLLFKPLGLQSTSFTPQTLKAFPVRAIGHAGSQPKFIPTGQVVPDWRFTGNMLGAGGLYTNTADLLTFAAAHLSGSGDAVIDKAMADSMQVYYPRRKEAANIAWVSDTFDEQTITYQVGYIGGYSSYIGIDRKHHFAVVVLQNSFTWQNNLGHSVLRQMWREQNAVATCAKASTA
- a CDS encoding biofilm formation regulator BssR, with translation MSRGLLRRDLLQKMIVAKHDVAAYLSLRRAKGYMSVSESEHLRDSLFELCNVYHESAPRLQDVLAADEAAAFKQANAALSAAAIALMTGRHDCPHYIAIDADKLASCHDRLSSSLHFLLSLELAVES
- a CDS encoding LysR family transcriptional regulator; its protein translation is MHNNIDLSLLKVISTLVSCGSVTKTAEILNVSPGAISYSLNKARFQTGAHLFIRTRTGMKPDSTALELSLRYQKFSSSLSEKKEVEQSYQRDTLTFNTWSLLELMLASTDSLPDDKPSPWRHVFRPYVESVVERVRILREGEIDIDIGSKLPADAMIGKTKLFTSKVAIVAGANNRHAGTAFTLDDWYSNHHAVWSVMVDYYTTGIHQTSAALKHFDARKISVVSGSIINMLTFCAATDCIMIVPAYCVPILEKNFQLRSFTMPEEIETWYDCFLHFNKQLINEPAAIDYLNKLLGKVKALYG